Genomic segment of Cottoperca gobio chromosome 6, fCotGob3.1, whole genome shotgun sequence:
GTCAGTGTCATGAGATATGTTTCAATCAACAGATTGTTCTTATTTAGAGACGTATACAAGTAAAGCATAATGTGTAAGTGGGCATGACGTCTTCCTAAACAGTGGATCTCACTTAGGAATGAAACACTTCACTTTTCCATTTCACCGTCAGTGTGACCGTGGATAATATCAGCCATTAGCCGTCAGTAGCACAAGTGTTTCAGACGAGGCCTAGTCTCCAagtaactgtaaaataaatattgactcTGCACTCAGGAGCCTGCGGAGAGGGAGAGTctgcattgtgtgtctcttctttAGACAGCCCTGATCAGGTCATGCACACTTGCAGGGAGTGTCATGAGAGACGCGTCTCGTTCATCTTAACGGGAGATGGAGGAGGGTCCAAACACTGCGGGTGGTACTCGGcgtcctcctcctgcagatGAACTCTGAGTTTCTGCAGGTTGCATTCTCTCTGTGCACTTTTCCTTCTGTTTACTCCACGGAAACCACATCCTGCGCACCACAGAGTGTTTCCGTACTAAGACGTACCACACACCGAGTGTTTACACCGGCAGAGGTAAAAGCTTCTAGCAACTGGATTTAGCCCGATAGTTGTTTGGATGTCAGACGGTGACGTGGTGTCTTAAACCACCGAGCAGACCGAGTCCGGACAATGTTTTACTGGCTACATCTGCTCCGTCTGTGGGCATAGCTGAACATGTGTCAGTGACTATTGTCTTACTCTTGGAGGGAATGAAATGAAGGTTGGACATGTTGGGGCTCCTTGTGTGTGAGTCCTTACAGCAGATACCCAGTCTGAGACCGCATGTCGTCCCCTCGCTCTCCCCCTTCCTATCAATCAACGTCCGgatataatatctaataaagGCACAAAAAAGCACTAAAATTTGATAAACGCAAGTGGAGCGGTATTGATCTTTTTTTCCTTATCCGAAGCGAGGCTGGACAAGAGCGGAGGGGGCCATGCTGTGCAGACTGTGAGGAATGCTTGTGATTTGTGATGTTGGACTGTAAATGCTGTTGACTTGGTGCTTGGTGACCATGTGCCGTCGAGCCTTCTCCTCCAGATCTAATGAACTAATGATCTAATGAGTCCTGCAGACGTCTCTCACGGGGAAACAAGGGGACCTGTGTGTGACAAGGCATCCTcctgtgttttgtattgtattatacaCAGTACCATATGTACTgttgtttattataatatatctttAATATGGATCACAGGAAGAGTAGTTGCTGCTAATGCAACAACTAAAATGGATCCAAATTAAGATCCACAACAAGTCAGAAGTGACAGAATTGGCCTtttctcactcttcctcttcctcttcctccctcttcaggTAGACTTTGAGGACGTGATTGCCGAGCCTGCAGGGACCTACAGCTTCGATGGCGTGTGGAAAGCCAGCTTCACCACCTTCACTGTCACCAAGTACTGGTGCTACCGGCTGCTGACGGCACTGGTTGGCATCCCTCTGGCGCTGATCTGGGGAATCTTCTTCGCCATCCTGTCCTTCCTGCACATCTGGGCCGTGGTGCCGTGCGTCAAGAGCTACCTGATCGAGATCCACTGCGTCAGTCGCGTGTACTCCATCTGCGTGCACACCTTCTGCGACCCGTTGTTCGAGGCCATGGGCAAGTGCCTCAGCAGCATCCGCATCAGCACAACCAAGGAGGTGTAGCATccacaaggagaggaggaggattaACGGAAAGAGGGGAGGGAAGATGGGAGGGCTACAGCAACACGATGGAGGGGGAAGTCAGaacagggaagaagaagaagaaataatgaaCCTCTGGAAAACGAGAGGTGAGACTTTTCCAGAGCTGGTTGTTTGGATGTGAAGGGGCGTGGTCACATGGCACCTGACCCCGCCTTTTTCCACCgctgtttttctctccagtGTTACCAAATGGGTGGGCGCAGGAAATCAAAAGGGGTCGTTCTCCAGGGGgggtttgtaattgttttgtttgtgtttttctttttttattcctcacTGTCTTTCCTCACTAACGTTGTCCGGCCGGCGGCCGAGCTCCAGACCTGTTTCCTGTTTAGTTTTGCCACACGATGTAAATTCCTTCCATTCTTACTGTTTGTGTGGAGAGCCTGTCGCTCTGATGGATTCATGTGAAGAGGGGATGTCAGGGTGTATCACTGTCTTCTCTCGCGCttattagtgtttgtttttgtggagCCGTTGGGCCAGGCGGCGGCGGCGAGGGGGGGTTGGATGTCGGGGGTTAGTAAGGTCAACGCAGAGACAAAGAGTGAGCGCTGCCAAATTCTATCTGactcagcaaaaacaaaacaacctcCGAACAGCACAGCAACAACCCCTCCCTCTGCCCCCACATGACCTCCAAACCATCAtaaccaacccccccccccccagcaccaccaccaccacccttcGCCCGGCTTTCCAGCAGTCTGACACACTGAACCTGCCCTCGTTCCTGCATGCATCTGCGTCGCCTTGCCAGCAAATCGCCGTCCGCCACCGCCACGCCCGCCACGCCCGCCTTTACGATGCAGACATGATCTGCGGCTCACTCGCTCTGTGCATCAGCTTCAAACTCAATGTTTCCGGTGCAGATTTCATCACCATTATCTTCATGAAGACGTGAGAGTGTGACGCAGAACGTTAGCGTTTGGCGAGTTTA
This window contains:
- the cav1 gene encoding caveolin-1, with amino-acid sequence MTGGPKDDREEEFLHSPFIRKQGNIYKPNNKDMDNDSLNEKTMEDIHTKEIDLVNRDPKRINDDVVKVDFEDVIAEPAGTYSFDGVWKASFTTFTVTKYWCYRLLTALVGIPLALIWGIFFAILSFLHIWAVVPCVKSYLIEIHCVSRVYSICVHTFCDPLFEAMGKCLSSIRISTTKEV